Part of the Geobacter pickeringii genome, AGGGGAGCATCGTGAACTTTCTCGCCCATCTCTATCTGTCCGGTAACGACCCCGAAATCCTCGTGGGGAACATGATGGGAGACTTCGTCAAGGGGGTGCTGGACGACAGCTACCCTCCCCGCATCACCAGGGGGCTTGAACTCCACCGCCTGATCGACTCCTTCGCCGGCCGCCATCCGTCCTTTCTGGCGAGCAAGAGACGTATCTCCCCTGAGTATGGTCATTATCGGGCTGTGCTCGTTGATCTGTATTACGACCACTTTTTGGCAGTGGAGTGGGACCGTTTTGCCGAGGAGCCGTTTGAGCGCTTCATCGCGACGGCGCGGCAGACCATGGAGGAGCATGCCGGGATACTCCCGGAGCGCCTGAGGACAAGGCTTCCTGACATCTTCACCGAATGGCTTCCTTCGTATCGTAACGTGGATGGTGTTGCCACGGTGCTGCGCCGCATGGCAGGGCGCGTCGGGCGCCCGAATCCGCTTGGCGCGGGGGGCGATGAACTGGTGAGACATTACGGGGAATTGAGGAGCGACTTTTTTCAGTTCCTTCCGGATGCCAAAGGATATGTCGCGACGCTCATCGGGAGGTGAACGACGGATAAAGGAAAAGCCCGGAATTACCGGGCTTTTCACTGCTCATGTGCTGCGTCGAGGCACTTTTTCCCAATCCGTCGGTGAAGAGCTTGCGTGCCTTGCCATCACGCTCCTTGCGGGACCATGATGGTCGG contains:
- a CDS encoding acyl carrier protein phosphodiesterase, which translates into the protein MNFLAHLYLSGNDPEILVGNMMGDFVKGVLDDSYPPRITRGLELHRLIDSFAGRHPSFLASKRRISPEYGHYRAVLVDLYYDHFLAVEWDRFAEEPFERFIATARQTMEEHAGILPERLRTRLPDIFTEWLPSYRNVDGVATVLRRMAGRVGRPNPLGAGGDELVRHYGELRSDFFQFLPDAKGYVATLIGR